In the genome of Oncorhynchus mykiss isolate Arlee chromosome 18, USDA_OmykA_1.1, whole genome shotgun sequence, one region contains:
- the LOC110495587 gene encoding zinc finger protein 883 isoform X1, which produces MASVKLEDCSQTLELNVNIKDEEEEKSVSLRQLELSLRPVTSTVRTNPACPNLQSLGPDCDSGAQFALQGPEMASVKLEDCSQTLELNVNIKDEEDKIEKSLSHGDHVETFSTSREKQQEDHRAKRFHHCPHCEENFSILSKLKLHVKIHIGENLFSCTDCGKNFTTSKALTVHQRLHRGEKSYPCSDCGKSFSQLCTLKRHEHIHTGEKPYSCSDCGASFSQLYNLKRHERIHTGEKTYSCSDCDKCFKRSTALKVHQRTHTGEKPYSCSDCDKCFKRSTALKVHQRTHTGEKPYSCSDCGRSFSKLYNLKTHERVHTGEKPYSCFYCEKIFRTSSDQKVHQRTHTGEKPYSCSDCGKRYSQLGHLKTHEHIHTGEKPYSCSDCEKCLKTSAEQKVHQRTHTGEKPYSCSDCEKCFKTSTDRKVHQRIHTGEKPYSCFYCEKCFKTSTDRKVHQRTHTGEKPYSCSDCEKCFKRSTALKVHQRNHTGDKPYTCSDCGKSFSQLGDLKTHERIHTGEKPFSCSDCEKCFKTSTEQKVHQRTHTGEKPYSCSGCGKRFSQLGHLRRHELIHTGVKPYTCSDCGKSFSQLGDLKTHERVHTGEKPYSCFYCEKIFRTSTEQNVHQRTHTGEKPYSCSDCGKSFSKLGDLKTHERIHTGEKPYSCSDCGKSFSKLYNLKRHERMHIGVKP; this is translated from the exons atggcatcagtgaagctggaagactgcagtcaaacactggagctgaatgtcaacattaaagatgaagaggaggagaaatcGGTTTCTCTTA GACAACTGGAATTAAGTCTGAGGCcggtaacatcaacagtgaggacaaaTCCAGCCtgtccaaacctacagtcactgggtcctgattgtgacagtggagcccagtttgcactgcagggtccagagatggcatcagtgaagctggaagactgcagtcaaacactggagctgaatgtcaacattaaagatgaagaagatAAGATTGAGAAATCTCTTTCTCATG GAGACCATGTTGAGACATTCTCTACATCCAGAGAGAAACAGCAGGAAGATCACAGAGCTAAGAGGTTTCACCACTGCCCACATTGTGAGGAGAATTTTTCAATTCTATCAAAGCTAAAATTACATGTAAAAATACACATAGGAGAGAATCTGTTTTCCTGTACTGACTGTGGGAAGAATTTCACAACCTCAAAGGCTCTGACAGTTCATCAGAGATTGCACAGAGGAGAGAAGTCATAcccctgctctgactgtggaaagagtttctctcaacTGTGCACCTTAAAAAGACATGAAcatatacatacaggagagaagccttactcctgctctgactgtggggcgaGTTTCTCTCAACTGTACAACTTAAAAAGACATGAACgcatacatacaggagagaagacttactcctgctctgactgtgacaAATGCTTCAAAAGATCAACTGCTCTAAaggttcatcagagaacacacacgggagaaaagccttactcctgctctgactgtgacaAATGCTTCAAAAGATCAACTGCTCTAAaggttcatcagagaacacacacaggagaaaagccttactcctgctctgactgtgggaggAGTTTCTCTAAACTGTACAActtaaaaacacatgaacgtgtacatacaggagagaagccttactcctgctttTACTGCGAAAAAATCTTCAGAACATCATCTGATcaaaaagttcatcagagaacacacacaggagagaagccttactcctgttCTGACTGTGGAAAGCGATACTCTCAACTGGGCCACTTAAAAACACATGAAcatatacatacaggagagaagccttactcctgctctgactgtgaaaAATGCTTAAAAACATCAGCTGAGcaaaaagttcatcagagaacacacacgggagagaagccttattcctgctctgactgtgaaaAATGCTTCAAAACATCAACAGATcgaaaagttcatcagagaatacacacaggagagaagccttactcctgctttTACTGTGAAAAATGCTTCAAAACATCAACTGATcgaaaagttcatcagagaacacacacaggagagaagccttactcctgctctgactgtgaaaAATGCTTCAAAAGATCAACTGctctaaaagttcatcagagaaatcacacaggagataagccttacacctgctctgactgtggaaagagtttctctcaactgggtgacttaaaaacacatgaacgtatacacacaggagagaagcctttctcctgctctgactgtgaaaaatgcttcaaaacatcaactgagcaaaaagttcatcagagaacacacacaggagagaagccttactcctgctctggcTGTGGAAAGAGATTCTCTCAACTGGGCCACTTAAGAAGACATGAACTTATACATACAGGAGTGAAGCCTTAcacctgctctgactgtggaaagagtttctctcaactgggtgacttaaaaacacatgaacgtgtacatacaggagagaaaccttactccTGCTTTTACTGTGAAAAAATCTTCAGAACATCAACTGAGCAAAacgttcatcagagaacacacacaggagagaagccgtactcctgctctgactgtggaaagagtttctctaAACTGGGGGActtaaaaacacatgaacgtatacacacaggagagaagccttactcctgctctgactgtggaaagagtttctctaAACTGTACAACTTAAAAAGACATGAACGTATGCATATAGGAGTGAAGCCTTAA